Within the [Enterobacter] lignolyticus SCF1 genome, the region CGTTAGCCTGGCCGGCGCCTGGCTTATCGTCAGAGTGCTGCGCAGGCTGCAGTCGCCGTATTACAACCTGCTTGACGCGATCAACGGCCGGATGATTGAGGTCTATTATCAGCCGATCGTCTCGCTGTCGACGGGGAAAATTGTCGGTGCGGAAGCGCTGGCCCGCTGGCGCCAGTCGGACGGTACGTTCCTCTCGCCGGACATGTTTGTGCCGCTGGCCGAAGAGAGCGGATTGATTACGCGTCTTACCCAGCTGATTATCGAGAAAGCGTTTGACGATCTTGGCCCCTGGCTGAATTGCCACCCGGAACAGCATATCTCCATTAACCTCTACCCGGATGATTTAACGTCGCCCGTACTGCCCGCGCTCATCGCCAGCAGGCTCCAGCAGTGGAACCTGTCGCCATCGCAAATTGCGCTGGAGCTGACCGAACGCAGCATGGTCGATCCTAAAAGCAGCGCTCAGGCACTCGACGCTTACCGTAAGGCAGGCCACGCCATTTATATCGACGATTTTGGCACCGGCTATTCCAGCCTCAGCTATCTGCAGGATCTGGACGTAGACCTGATTAAGATTGATAAATCCTTTGTCGATGCGCTGGAATTCAAGCACCTGACGTCGCACATCATCGGCATGGCGAAAGCGCTGGATCTCGCCATCGTGGCGGAAGGGGTGGAAACCGACTACCAGCGCGAGTGGCTCAACCGCCACGGCGTGCAGTACGGTCAGGGATGGTTCTACAGTAAAGCGCTGCCGAAAGGCGACTTTATCAATTGGGCGGAAAATAATCTGCGCAAAACCTGACGGCCTGAGATGAAACCGGCTGGCGGCACGCCGCGCAGCCGGGACGATTACTCATCAAGGATGGGTGCGAAACCGCCGTAGATCATCCGTTTACCATCAAACGGCATACTGTCTCCCATCTCTTTCATTCGCGGGTCGGCCCTCATTTTCTCGTTGGCCTTATCGCGCACCTCCTTCGACGGGTACTCAATCCAGCTGAAAACCACCTCTTCGTGCTCTTCTGCTTTCACCGCCATGCGAAAGTCAGTCAGCGTGCCGCCTGGCACATCGTCCGCCCAACATTCCACAATTCGGGTGGCCCCAAACTCTTTAAAAAGAGGGGCCGCTTTTGCCGCCAGCGCAAGATATGCCTCCTTATTTTCCGCGGGTACGGCAACCACAAAACCATCAACATACTTCATGAGAATAACCTCCGAAGTGAGCCGCGCGGCCAGGGTTTCCGGCCGCATCTGGCGTTGATAAGTTTAGTCGCGGCGCCAGCTGAACGCATAACGCAGGCGCCGCTGTCCCAGCAGAAACTCATCCGCAACGCTCGGGCTCCACGAGTCGTCGCCGCCTACGCCCATATGGAAGGCGTCGAGGTTCAGCCAGCAGCCCGGCTCCTCGCGCAGCAGGTGGCGATGCGTCGTGACGTGCAGCTGCCGCTGGCTGTAGCGGCTGAGGCCAAAATGAAAATCCCCCTGCCAGCAGCTGTCGCCATAGCGCAGCTCGCGCGTTTCGCAGCGCAGGCCATTTTCGCCCGGGAAAATGTAGGGCGTGTGCAGCGCGGCCAGCGGCAGCGTCCAGCGCCCCTGACGGGCGGCGAGCTTACGGTCCGGGTAATTCTCGTGCGGCCCCAGGCCTGACCAGCTTACCTCCGGCGCTTCGGCGGCCAGCTGGCACTGAATGCCGATACGCGCGGGCGGCGGAACATCCTGCGCCACGGTCACGTCGATATCGGCGTGCAGCGTCCCCTGCCCGTCAATACGCCAGCGCTTATCGGAGATGAACAGCGCCCGCTGCTGATGCTCCCAGACGTGACGAGTGACAATAACCACCTCATCTCCCTGCACCTGCGCCTGCATGTGCGCCAGCCGCGACGCCATCGCATACATCCCCGCCGCCTTCCAGCGTTCGACCCAGGCATCGGGATCGATGCGGCTTGCCTCGCTGATGCCGATATCGTTATCGAGCGGCGCGCGGGTGAAGTTATCGGTAACCGGCGTCAGCAGCGCAGGCGCTCCGTCTCGCCACCATTGCGTAAGATGGCCGCTGCGCCGACAGAACTGCCAGCGCTGCGCTCCGTGCTCAACGATAAACGCCGTCTCCTCCTCCGCAAGCTGCGCCGTGCTTCCAGACGCAGGCCAGTCGGCGACCGTCAGCGACAGCGCGACCGGCCACTGATCCCAGGCGCAAAGGTGGTTGGCCTCCGACCACGGCGTCGCCTCCTGCTGCCGGACCTCGACGTTCAGCCACATCTCGCGCCCTCTTACCGCAGGCGGAATTTCGCCCAGCACCTGCGACGTCACGCTGTCGGGCGCCATCGCCAGGGCGCATTCGCCTGCCGCCACCGTCAGACCATCGCACGCCAGCCACCAGCACAGACGCTCGTTATCGCTGCGACGAAAAAGATATTCGCTGGTTATCTCAACGGTCAGCGGCGACGTGCTCGTCAGGCGGAACTGGAAAAACTGCTGGGCGCGCTGCGCCTCATACAGCGCCGGATGCGGCGTACGATCCGGAAACACCAGGCCGTTCATACAGAACTGGCGATCGTTTGGCGTATCGCCAAAATCACCGCCGTAAGCCCAAAACGCGCGGCCGTCGGCATCGGTTTTGCTCAGCGCCTGGTCGACCCAGTCCCAGACAAAGCCGCCCTGTAAACGGGGATACGCGCGAAACGCCTGCCAGTATTTGGCAAAACCACCAAAGCTGTTGCCCATCGCATGGGCGTATTCGCACAAAATCAGCGGCCGGTTTTCTCCCGGCAGGCCGATCCACTTTTTCAGCGACCACTTCGGCACCGCCGGGAAGGGCTGATCCTTATCGACGCGGGCGTACATCGGACACACTATATCGGTGGCCGCCGTATTGGCGCCGCCGCCCTCATACTGCACCGGGCGCGAAGGGTCGGTGGTTTTCAGCCAGCGGTAGAGGGCGTCGTGGTTTGCGCCATGACCGGACTCGTTGCCCAGCGACCAGATGATGATCGACGGATGATTCCGGTCCCGGGCCACCATGCGGGTAACCCGCTCGCTCATCGCGGGCAGCCAGCGCGGATCGTCGGCCAGACGGCTCATCGGCACCATACCGTGCGTTTCAATATTGGCTTCATCCACCACGTACAGGCCGTAGCGGTCGCACAGCCGGTACCATAGCGGGTGGTTGGGGTAGTGGGAGCAGCGCACCGCGTTGAAGTTATGCTGTTTCATCAGCATGATGTCGCGGACCATGGTCGCTTCATCAACGGCCTGTCCCGTATCCGGATGATGCTCATGGCGGTTGACGCCGCGAATCAGCAGCGCTTTACCATTGAGCGTCAGCAGGCCGTCGACGATAGCCACCTCGCGAAAGCCGACATCGCAGGCTTCGCATTCCAGCGTCTGCCCCTGGGCATCCGTCAGCGTCAGGGTCAGGCGATAAAGGTTCGGTAGCTCCGCGCTCCACAGCGCCGGATTCGCAAGCGTCAGCGTCAACGTCAGCCGTTCCGCCCAGCCGCCGCGCTCATCCACAATGGCGCTACCCGGGCACTGGCGCTGACGGGCCACCTGCTGGCCATCGCGCCATAGCACAGCGTCAACCTCCGTCCCGGCAACGTTTGTGCCTTCCAGCCGGACGTCGATCGCCAGCTCCCCTTGCGTATACCCGTGCTGCAGCCGGGTCGTCAGGTGATAGTCGGCGATCCGCGTCTCGGGCTTATGCAGCAGCGAGACGTCGCGGAAAATACCGCTCATCCGCCACATATCCTGGTCTTCCAGATAGCTGCCGTCGCACCAGCGCAGGACCATCACCGCCAGCCGGTTTTCCCCGGGACACAGCGCCTCGCTGAGATCGAACTCCGCTGGCAAGCGGCTGTCCTGCGAGTAACCTATCCAGCGTCCGTTACACCACAGGTGGAAGGCGGCGTTGACGCCATCGAAGATAATGCGCGTCTGCCCGCTGGCCAGCCACTGCGCGTCAACCTCAAACTGACGCGAGTAGCAGCCGGTCGGGTTTTGCGCTGGCACCGTCGGCGGGGTGACCGCAATGGGATAGGTGACGTTGGTGTAAATCGGCGTATCAAACCCGTGCATCTGCCAGTTGGCGGGCACCGGCATGGCGACCGCTTGCGGGAGATCTTCGCTACGCCAGCGTTCAGGCA harbors:
- a CDS encoding beta-galactosidase codes for the protein MTSDASSLAAIRARRDWEHPGVTHWHRLDAHAPMRSWRTPDAARDETASVSHRLLNGDWRFCFYPSPEAVPERWRSEDLPQAVAMPVPANWQMHGFDTPIYTNVTYPIAVTPPTVPAQNPTGCYSRQFEVDAQWLASGQTRIIFDGVNAAFHLWCNGRWIGYSQDSRLPAEFDLSEALCPGENRLAVMVLRWCDGSYLEDQDMWRMSGIFRDVSLLHKPETRIADYHLTTRLQHGYTQGELAIDVRLEGTNVAGTEVDAVLWRDGQQVARQRQCPGSAIVDERGGWAERLTLTLTLANPALWSAELPNLYRLTLTLTDAQGQTLECEACDVGFREVAIVDGLLTLNGKALLIRGVNRHEHHPDTGQAVDEATMVRDIMLMKQHNFNAVRCSHYPNHPLWYRLCDRYGLYVVDEANIETHGMVPMSRLADDPRWLPAMSERVTRMVARDRNHPSIIIWSLGNESGHGANHDALYRWLKTTDPSRPVQYEGGGANTAATDIVCPMYARVDKDQPFPAVPKWSLKKWIGLPGENRPLILCEYAHAMGNSFGGFAKYWQAFRAYPRLQGGFVWDWVDQALSKTDADGRAFWAYGGDFGDTPNDRQFCMNGLVFPDRTPHPALYEAQRAQQFFQFRLTSTSPLTVEITSEYLFRRSDNERLCWWLACDGLTVAAGECALAMAPDSVTSQVLGEIPPAVRGREMWLNVEVRQQEATPWSEANHLCAWDQWPVALSLTVADWPASGSTAQLAEEETAFIVEHGAQRWQFCRRSGHLTQWWRDGAPALLTPVTDNFTRAPLDNDIGISEASRIDPDAWVERWKAAGMYAMASRLAHMQAQVQGDEVVIVTRHVWEHQQRALFISDKRWRIDGQGTLHADIDVTVAQDVPPPARIGIQCQLAAEAPEVSWSGLGPHENYPDRKLAARQGRWTLPLAALHTPYIFPGENGLRCETRELRYGDSCWQGDFHFGLSRYSQRQLHVTTHRHLLREEPGCWLNLDAFHMGVGGDDSWSPSVADEFLLGQRRLRYAFSWRRD
- a CDS encoding EAL domain-containing protein, which gives rise to MTSRRMVSLVIGVLILSVLLPVILSVWLAHYQAEKDFINDLNTYGERVIMRTKRVVDQAKTALVEIDAYQGTPCSEGHLKAMRQIVYVQRYVQEVIWLEGLKPMCSSMESKSSKIHFSPPTRSTHDGYRIWLTSENDLGIRHNMVALASKNHMVMIDPDSFVDVISFSSWAINVALIARDSEKIISENHDFDLALWRQAQREGDSSLIKNGNLYDFRDYPDLGISLVIWASTKPLTASWHRQTLIWLPVGLLVSLAGAWLIVRVLRRLQSPYYNLLDAINGRMIEVYYQPIVSLSTGKIVGAEALARWRQSDGTFLSPDMFVPLAEESGLITRLTQLIIEKAFDDLGPWLNCHPEQHISINLYPDDLTSPVLPALIASRLQQWNLSPSQIALELTERSMVDPKSSAQALDAYRKAGHAIYIDDFGTGYSSLSYLQDLDVDLIKIDKSFVDALEFKHLTSHIIGMAKALDLAIVAEGVETDYQREWLNRHGVQYGQGWFYSKALPKGDFINWAENNLRKT
- a CDS encoding DUF1428 domain-containing protein, with translation MKYVDGFVVAVPAENKEAYLALAAKAAPLFKEFGATRIVECWADDVPGGTLTDFRMAVKAEEHEEVVFSWIEYPSKEVRDKANEKMRADPRMKEMGDSMPFDGKRMIYGGFAPILDE